The Burkholderia pyrrocinia genome includes a region encoding these proteins:
- a CDS encoding BON domain-containing protein, whose translation MKSDAALKQDVEQALFWNPAIDARRIDVDVRDRIVTLRGTVDSWAQKLEAQKTTLHVADARALVLELNVAPPENACADQELAIAITFALGWQEALRDHKIRVEVDHGCVTLDGEVDHAFQSRAAEAMVSRMIGVVGVANRIQVRTDHTVPDVGTRIAEALARRAQRESAGISIEATDGIVTLTGTVASLAERRAACGAAGSVRGVREVVDRLTVA comes from the coding sequence ATGAAGTCCGATGCAGCACTCAAGCAGGATGTCGAGCAAGCGCTGTTCTGGAATCCGGCGATCGATGCGCGCCGGATCGACGTCGACGTACGCGACCGGATCGTCACGTTGCGCGGCACGGTCGACAGCTGGGCCCAGAAACTCGAGGCGCAGAAGACGACACTGCATGTCGCGGACGCGCGGGCGCTAGTGCTTGAGCTGAACGTTGCCCCGCCGGAGAATGCCTGCGCGGACCAGGAGTTGGCGATCGCGATCACGTTCGCGCTCGGCTGGCAGGAGGCGTTACGCGATCACAAGATTCGCGTCGAGGTCGATCACGGCTGTGTGACGCTCGACGGCGAAGTCGATCATGCGTTCCAGAGCCGTGCGGCGGAAGCGATGGTGAGCCGGATGATCGGCGTCGTCGGCGTGGCGAATCGCATCCAGGTGCGTACCGACCATACGGTGCCGGACGTCGGAACCCGGATTGCCGAAGCGCTCGCCCGTCGCGCGCAGCGCGAATCCGCGGGGATTTCGATCGAGGCAACCGACGGCATTGTCACGTTGACGGGCACGGTCGCATCGCTGGCGGAAAGGCGTGCCGCGTGCGGCGCGGCGGGGTCGGTCAGGGGTGTTCGCGAGGTCGTCGACCGGCTGACCGTTGCCTGA
- a CDS encoding DUF2964 family protein: MIRKQYRIVLATLSVFIALASLFGIVHGMLSDERVFRYSIVTLISSILAFVALLNPTPGDRP, from the coding sequence ATGATCCGAAAGCAATACCGAATCGTTCTTGCGACGCTAAGCGTGTTCATCGCGCTTGCCTCGCTGTTCGGCATCGTGCACGGGATGCTGTCCGATGAGCGGGTTTTCAGGTACTCGATCGTCACGCTGATCTCGAGCATCCTCGCGTTCGTCGCGTTGCTGAACCCCACTCCGGGCGACCGTCCGTGA
- a CDS encoding ABC transporter permease, whose translation MNGILKLAFKLLVNDSAKFTALTVGITFSVLLMIEMTSLFAGILNKSSASVINIGAKVWVMDPAVKTIANSIGMPDYVLDAVRSIDGVKYAVPLYSGAALVKLRSGTYQAVTVVGLDDASLLGRPTMLQGRIEDIYAENGFIAIDDTEFRKLEHPSVGTDFELNDHRGVIVGIAKVAASGLFGTPTLYTTYARAIRYIPSPRFTTSYILVEPKSDADIAHIKAVVKSLGYLAYTRDEFIAQIARFYKYETGLGTNIMLMTIISFIIGLSISGQTFYAFILENLDKFGALKAIGAKSRELVTMILFQATFTALTGYGIGVGLCVLMISLAKLQIPDYAALITFGNLSLAFGMVVVIATLSSYLGVRRVLRIEPFDIFRG comes from the coding sequence ATGAACGGCATCCTCAAGCTTGCGTTCAAGCTGCTCGTCAACGACAGCGCGAAGTTCACCGCGCTGACCGTCGGCATCACGTTCTCGGTGCTGCTAATGATCGAGATGACCTCGCTGTTCGCCGGGATCCTGAACAAATCGTCGGCGTCCGTCATCAATATCGGCGCGAAGGTCTGGGTGATGGACCCGGCCGTGAAGACGATCGCGAACAGCATCGGCATGCCCGACTACGTGCTCGATGCCGTGCGCAGCATCGATGGCGTCAAGTACGCGGTGCCGCTCTATTCGGGCGCCGCACTCGTCAAGCTGCGCTCCGGCACCTACCAGGCGGTGACGGTCGTCGGCCTCGACGACGCCAGCCTGCTCGGCCGCCCGACGATGCTGCAGGGTCGGATCGAGGACATCTACGCGGAAAACGGGTTCATTGCGATCGACGACACCGAGTTTCGCAAGCTCGAGCATCCGTCCGTCGGCACCGATTTCGAGCTGAACGATCATCGCGGCGTCATCGTCGGCATCGCGAAGGTTGCCGCGAGCGGGCTGTTCGGCACGCCGACGCTCTACACCACGTACGCGCGCGCGATCCGCTACATTCCGTCGCCGCGCTTCACGACCTCATACATCCTCGTCGAGCCAAAGTCGGATGCGGACATCGCGCACATCAAGGCCGTCGTGAAGTCGCTCGGGTATCTCGCGTATACGCGCGACGAATTCATCGCGCAGATCGCGCGCTTCTACAAGTACGAGACGGGGCTCGGCACCAACATCATGCTGATGACGATCATCAGCTTCATCATCGGACTGTCGATTTCCGGTCAGACGTTCTACGCCTTCATCCTCGAAAACCTCGACAAGTTCGGCGCGCTGAAGGCGATCGGCGCGAAAAGCCGCGAACTCGTCACGATGATTCTTTTCCAGGCGACGTTCACCGCGCTGACGGGATACGGAATCGGCGTCGGCCTGTGCGTGCTGATGATCAGTCTCGCGAAGCTGCAGATTCCCGATTACGCGGCGCTCATCACGTTCGGCAACCTGTCGCTCGCGTTCGGGATGGTGGTCGTGATCGCGACGCTATCGAGCTATCTCGGAGTGAGACGCGTGCTGCGCATCGAACCGTTCGACATCTTCCGGGGCTGA
- a CDS encoding ABC transporter ATP-binding protein, producing MTMSNIAIDARGVSKWFGDGEARTQALCDVSMQASFGEMLLIVGPSGSGKTTLLSVISGILRPESGSVSIDGVDLWAQPNDAIADFRLNRIGFVFQDYHLFPRLTTAENVAIPLILKRRPWDEAVKEALDYLDVVGLRNRAHLPPVKLSGGEQQRVAIARAIVSKPDLLILDEPTASLDGDTGRMIIDFVKHKVLSDTRCIVIVTHDARIFEYADRILRMEDGKLNGIDRRGAR from the coding sequence CTGACGATGTCGAACATCGCGATCGATGCACGCGGCGTCAGCAAATGGTTCGGCGACGGCGAAGCGCGCACGCAGGCCCTGTGCGACGTGTCGATGCAAGCCAGCTTCGGCGAGATGCTGCTGATCGTCGGACCGTCCGGCAGCGGCAAGACGACGCTGCTCAGCGTGATCTCGGGGATCCTGCGGCCGGAATCCGGCTCGGTGTCGATTGACGGCGTCGATCTATGGGCGCAGCCGAACGACGCGATCGCCGATTTCCGGCTGAACCGGATCGGCTTCGTGTTTCAGGACTACCACCTGTTCCCGAGGCTCACGACCGCGGAGAACGTTGCAATCCCGCTGATCCTGAAACGCCGGCCATGGGACGAAGCCGTGAAAGAGGCGCTCGACTATCTCGACGTCGTCGGCCTCCGGAATCGTGCGCACCTGCCGCCCGTCAAGCTGTCCGGCGGCGAACAGCAACGCGTGGCGATCGCGCGCGCGATCGTCAGCAAGCCCGATCTGCTGATCCTCGACGAACCGACCGCGTCGCTCGATGGCGACACGGGGCGAATGATCATCGACTTCGTCAAGCACAAGGTGCTGAGCGACACGCGCTGCATCGTGATCGTCACGCACGACGCGCGGATCTTCGAGTACGCGGATCGCATCCTGCGGATGGAAGACGGCAAGCTGAACGGCATCGACCGCAGAGGTGCGCGATGA
- a CDS encoding HlyD family secretion protein, producing MKHRLVFAAALLGFLASLVAAWVYSRQEPPQPPVFKPAANPYVRGVYANGIVESEQPAGANVNVYPDVSGAVTRILVHDGDPVKAGDPLLTIDDSVQRATAAQLAAQADAAAALLDELKAQPRREVLDVAGAQTTAAQASLKLAQDQYDKQRRAYDIDPKAVSRDALDTAANAVRVAAANLDVTTRQYRLTKAGAWRYDVRNQEAQAIALRRAADAAAALLARYTLHAPADGTVLAMNAAVGSYLTSQGLYDTYTQGNAPVAVLGTPVDRLQVRCYIDEILIHQLPDLHALKAHMFVRGTSVEADLQFVRVQPYVTPKIELSDQRTERVDVRVLPVIFRIVPNRNVRLFPGQIVDVYVAGK from the coding sequence ATGAAACACAGGCTCGTGTTCGCGGCGGCCCTGCTCGGCTTCCTGGCGAGTCTCGTCGCCGCGTGGGTTTACAGCCGTCAGGAGCCACCGCAGCCGCCGGTGTTCAAGCCGGCCGCCAATCCGTACGTGCGCGGCGTCTATGCGAACGGCATCGTCGAAAGCGAGCAGCCGGCCGGCGCCAACGTGAACGTCTATCCGGACGTATCGGGCGCGGTGACGCGCATCCTCGTGCACGACGGCGATCCGGTGAAGGCCGGCGACCCGCTGCTGACGATCGACGACTCGGTGCAACGCGCAACGGCCGCCCAGCTCGCGGCACAGGCCGACGCGGCAGCCGCCCTGCTCGACGAGCTGAAGGCGCAGCCGCGCCGGGAGGTGCTGGACGTGGCCGGCGCGCAGACGACGGCCGCCCAGGCAAGCCTGAAGCTGGCACAGGATCAGTACGACAAGCAGCGGCGCGCGTACGACATCGACCCGAAGGCCGTCAGCCGCGATGCGCTCGACACGGCCGCGAACGCCGTGCGCGTCGCGGCGGCCAACCTGGATGTAACAACGCGGCAGTATCGTCTGACGAAAGCCGGCGCGTGGCGCTACGACGTGCGCAACCAGGAGGCGCAAGCCATCGCGTTGCGGCGCGCGGCCGACGCGGCTGCCGCACTGCTCGCCCGCTACACGCTGCACGCGCCGGCGGACGGCACCGTACTGGCAATGAACGCGGCCGTCGGGTCGTACCTGACTTCGCAGGGACTCTACGACACCTATACCCAGGGTAACGCACCCGTCGCGGTGCTCGGCACGCCGGTCGACCGCCTGCAGGTGCGCTGCTACATCGACGAAATCCTGATCCACCAGCTGCCCGATCTGCATGCGTTGAAAGCGCATATGTTCGTGCGCGGCACGTCGGTCGAGGCCGACCTTCAGTTCGTCCGCGTGCAGCCGTACGTCACGCCGAAGATCGAACTGTCCGACCAGCGCACCGAACGCGTCGACGTGCGCGTGCTGCCGGTGATTTTCCGTATCGTGCCGAACAGGAATGTGCGGCTGTTCCCCGGGCAGATCGTCGATGTCTACGTTGCAGGCAAATAA
- a CDS encoding efflux transporter outer membrane subunit has translation MSTLQANNLARRGHALGHATGALAIATLLAGCMVGPDFVCPPAPRVARFVPTDEPGMASGAWTVGDHTQALSAGTTLTRDWWTRFGSRDIDSTVGDALTGSPTLDLAEATLRRSEHALRAGQGIFFPQADAQAGAARQRYAPLRTGQALPASIFNLFTLSATVSYTLDLWGGERRQVEALAADVDAQRQALAGAYLMLTANVVNTMIARAAYRDEAAATREMVGLLDEQIRLTHAQVTAGAAAYVAVLTLESQRASLEATLPALDQKRTQADDLLALLTGRYPVDWRTPDLSLNRIELPASLPDTAPSSLVRRRPDILQAEAQLHVASAQVGVATAALYPNVTLSASGGFDSIVAGKLFAPAGRAWSVGAGLTAPLFHGGTLWHQRRAAQDAYDEADASYRQVVLSALSQVADTLRALANDATALDAQARAMAAARDALKLTQAGYDAGIAGYVQLLVADVQYHQARIAWLQAVAQRLQDTVAFYVALGGGWGDAG, from the coding sequence ATGTCTACGTTGCAGGCAAATAACCTGGCCCGTCGCGGGCATGCGCTGGGCCATGCAACGGGCGCGCTGGCGATCGCCACGCTGCTCGCCGGGTGCATGGTCGGGCCCGACTTCGTCTGTCCGCCCGCGCCGCGCGTCGCGCGCTTCGTGCCGACCGACGAACCGGGCATGGCATCCGGCGCGTGGACCGTTGGCGATCACACGCAGGCCTTGTCGGCCGGTACGACACTGACACGCGACTGGTGGACGCGCTTCGGCAGCCGCGACATCGACTCGACCGTCGGCGACGCACTGACCGGCAGTCCGACGCTCGATCTCGCCGAGGCGACGCTGCGGCGCAGCGAACACGCGCTGCGGGCCGGCCAGGGGATCTTCTTTCCGCAGGCGGATGCACAGGCCGGCGCGGCACGTCAACGCTATGCGCCGCTGCGCACCGGCCAGGCCCTGCCGGCGTCGATCTTCAACCTGTTCACGCTGTCGGCAACGGTCAGCTACACGCTCGACCTGTGGGGCGGCGAACGGCGTCAGGTCGAAGCGCTGGCGGCCGACGTCGACGCGCAGCGCCAGGCGTTGGCGGGCGCTTACCTGATGTTGACCGCCAACGTCGTCAATACGATGATCGCGCGCGCGGCCTATCGCGACGAGGCCGCCGCAACGCGCGAAATGGTCGGCCTGCTCGACGAGCAGATTCGCCTGACGCACGCGCAGGTGACGGCCGGCGCGGCGGCCTACGTCGCGGTGCTGACGCTGGAATCGCAGCGGGCATCGCTCGAGGCGACGCTGCCGGCGCTCGACCAGAAGCGCACGCAGGCCGACGATCTACTCGCGCTGCTGACCGGCCGCTACCCGGTCGACTGGCGCACGCCCGACCTGTCGCTCAACAGGATCGAATTGCCCGCCAGCCTGCCGGATACGGCGCCGTCGTCGCTGGTGCGCCGCCGGCCCGACATCCTGCAAGCGGAAGCGCAGTTGCACGTGGCCAGCGCACAGGTCGGCGTCGCGACGGCCGCGCTCTATCCGAACGTCACGCTGTCCGCGTCGGGCGGGTTCGACAGTATCGTCGCCGGCAAGCTGTTCGCGCCGGCCGGCCGCGCGTGGAGTGTCGGCGCCGGACTCACCGCGCCGCTCTTTCACGGCGGCACGCTATGGCACCAGCGGCGCGCGGCGCAGGACGCGTATGACGAAGCCGACGCATCCTATCGGCAGGTCGTCCTGTCGGCGCTCTCGCAGGTGGCCGACACGTTGCGTGCGCTCGCGAACGATGCGACGGCGCTCGACGCGCAGGCACGCGCGATGGCGGCGGCCCGCGATGCACTGAAGCTCACGCAGGCCGGCTATGACGCGGGGATCGCCGGCTACGTCCAATTGCTCGTCGCCGACGTGCAATATCATCAGGCGCGTATTGCCTGGCTGCAGGCGGTCGCGCAGCGGCTGCAGGACACGGTCGCGTTCTATGTTGCGCTCGGCGGCGGCTGGGGCGACGCGGGCTGA
- a CDS encoding MBL fold metallo-hydrolase RNA specificity domain-containing protein has protein sequence MKLTFLGATETVTGSKYLVEHGNRRVLVDCGLFQGTKNLRLRNWAPLPLAPDTLDAVVLTHAHIDHTGYLPVLVREGYRGPVYCTAATAELCDIMLRDSARLQEEEADFANRHGYSKHHPAQPLYTVDDAQRALRLLTPVAFDECTSLGGGLSFRLLPAGHILGAASVVMHWNHKVLAFSGDLGRYHDPIMHPPLPPAHADYLVVESTYGDRLHPVSDPESELASVFEKTFARGGVVVMPCFTVGRAQEILHYIARLKASGRMARVPVFLDSPMATDVTEIYRHHILEHRLTLSEANALGHAATMIRSVDQSKAIAEHQGPMVIIAGSGMATGGRVLHHLSRYAPDARNTIALVGYQAAGTRGAALAAHEPTLKIHGEYVRVRAQIESITTLSAHADYEEILKWLGTMQRAPVRTFITHGEPAAADALRRRISERLHWPCEVPTYAQRVDLDEVESGDMHEPVALSS, from the coding sequence ATGAAACTGACATTTCTCGGTGCGACCGAAACCGTGACCGGCTCGAAGTATCTGGTCGAGCATGGCAACCGGCGCGTTCTGGTCGATTGCGGCCTGTTCCAGGGCACGAAAAATCTGCGGCTGCGCAACTGGGCCCCGTTGCCGCTTGCACCCGACACGCTGGACGCGGTCGTTCTCACCCACGCGCATATCGACCATACCGGCTATCTTCCAGTACTGGTGCGCGAAGGGTATCGCGGGCCGGTGTACTGCACGGCGGCGACGGCCGAACTCTGCGACATCATGTTGCGCGACAGCGCGCGGCTGCAGGAGGAAGAAGCCGACTTCGCGAACCGGCACGGTTACTCGAAGCATCATCCGGCGCAACCGCTCTACACGGTGGACGACGCGCAGCGCGCGCTGCGCCTGCTGACGCCCGTCGCGTTCGACGAGTGCACCTCGCTGGGCGGCGGCCTGTCGTTCCGTCTGCTGCCGGCCGGGCATATTCTCGGCGCGGCGAGCGTCGTGATGCACTGGAATCACAAGGTGCTCGCGTTCTCGGGCGATCTCGGCCGGTATCACGACCCGATCATGCACCCGCCGCTGCCGCCCGCTCATGCGGACTACCTGGTCGTCGAATCGACGTACGGCGACCGCTTGCATCCGGTCTCGGATCCCGAGAGCGAGCTGGCCTCGGTGTTCGAAAAGACCTTCGCGCGGGGCGGAGTCGTCGTGATGCCCTGCTTTACCGTCGGCCGCGCGCAGGAAATTCTGCACTACATCGCACGCCTGAAAGCGTCCGGCCGCATGGCGCGCGTCCCAGTGTTTCTCGACAGCCCGATGGCGACGGACGTGACCGAGATCTATCGCCACCATATCCTCGAACACCGCCTGACCCTTTCCGAGGCGAACGCGCTCGGCCACGCGGCAACGATGATCCGATCGGTCGACCAGTCAAAGGCGATTGCCGAACACCAAGGGCCGATGGTCATCATCGCCGGAAGCGGCATGGCGACGGGCGGACGCGTGCTGCATCACCTGAGCCGCTACGCGCCCGATGCGCGCAACACGATCGCCCTGGTCGGCTACCAGGCCGCCGGCACGCGCGGCGCGGCGCTGGCCGCACACGAGCCGACGCTGAAGATTCACGGCGAGTACGTCCGCGTGCGCGCACAGATCGAGTCGATCACGACACTCTCCGCGCATGCCGACTACGAAGAGATTCTCAAGTGGCTCGGCACGATGCAGCGCGCCCCCGTGCGGACCTTCATCACGCACGGCGAACCGGCCGCGGCCGATGCATTGCGGCGGCGCATCTCGGAGAGGCTGCATTGGCCGTGCGAAGTGCCGACCTACGCACAGCGCGTCGATCTCGACGAGGTCGAGTCCGGCGACATGCATGAGCCGGTCGCGCTTTCATCCTGA
- a CDS encoding zinc-dependent alcohol dehydrogenase family protein, giving the protein MKALVYHGPGRKALERRPMPELQSPTDAIVRVTRTTICGTDLHILKGDVPTCEPGRILGHEGVGVVEQVGAAVDSLKPGDHVLISCITSCGRCEYCRRGLYSHCTTGGWILGHRIDGTQAEYVRIPHAQTSLYPLPAGADEDALVMLSDILPTGFECGVLNGKVQPGCTVAIVGAGPIGLAALLTAQFYSPAQVIMIDPDSNRLDIARRFGATECFDGLTGDPVAEVMKLTDGVGVDCAIEAVGIPATFEMCTSLVAPGGVVANVGVHGVKADLHLEKLWDRNISITTRLVDTVSTSMLLKTIRAGRLDPKRLITHRFSLDDVERAYDTFGRAAETHALKVIIEVG; this is encoded by the coding sequence ATGAAAGCACTCGTCTACCACGGGCCGGGGCGCAAGGCGCTCGAACGGCGGCCCATGCCGGAACTGCAGTCGCCCACTGACGCGATCGTTCGCGTGACGCGCACGACGATTTGCGGTACAGACCTGCACATTCTCAAGGGTGACGTACCGACGTGCGAACCCGGCCGCATTCTCGGTCATGAAGGGGTCGGGGTCGTCGAGCAGGTCGGCGCCGCGGTCGACTCGCTGAAGCCGGGCGATCACGTGCTGATTTCATGCATCACGTCGTGCGGCCGCTGCGAATACTGCCGCCGGGGACTGTATTCGCACTGTACGACCGGCGGCTGGATCCTCGGACACCGGATCGACGGGACGCAGGCCGAGTACGTGCGCATCCCGCACGCGCAGACGAGCCTGTACCCGCTTCCGGCAGGGGCGGACGAGGACGCGCTCGTGATGCTGTCGGACATCCTGCCGACCGGGTTCGAATGCGGCGTGCTGAACGGCAAGGTACAGCCGGGCTGCACGGTCGCGATCGTCGGCGCCGGCCCGATCGGGCTGGCGGCATTGCTGACCGCGCAGTTCTACTCGCCGGCGCAGGTCATCATGATCGACCCGGACAGCAACCGGCTCGACATCGCGCGCCGCTTCGGCGCAACCGAATGCTTCGACGGCCTAACTGGCGACCCGGTTGCGGAAGTCATGAAGCTGACCGACGGCGTCGGCGTCGATTGCGCGATCGAGGCGGTCGGCATTCCGGCGACGTTCGAGATGTGCACTTCGCTCGTGGCGCCGGGCGGCGTTGTCGCGAACGTCGGCGTGCATGGCGTCAAGGCGGACCTGCACCTCGAGAAGCTGTGGGATCGCAACATCTCGATCACGACGCGGCTCGTCGACACGGTCAGCACGTCGATGCTGCTGAAGACCATACGCGCCGGGCGCCTCGATCCGAAGCGCCTGATCACGCACCGGTTCTCGCTCGACGATGTCGAGCGTGCGTACGACACGTTCGGCCGCGCGGCGGAAACTCATGCGCTGAAAGTCATCATCGAAGTGGGCTGA
- a CDS encoding bifunctional enoyl-CoA hydratase/phosphate acetyltransferase: MNGNMPPDTSDGACLPGLSPRADGELPSLIARACNASPLVIAVVHPCDVTSLGALAALSASPLGGLIEPLIVAPREKVLRMADEAGVDLARWMIEDVPHSHAAAARAVELAAAGHAGALMKGSLHTDELMGAVVAAESGLRTDKRMSHCFLIETRAYPRPFILTDAAVNIAPDLAQKAAITQNAVDVAHALGVACPRVAVLCAVETVNPAMRSTLDAAALAKMAERGQIAGAIVDGPLAFDNAISQRAALDKGIDSAVAGRADILVVPDIEAGNMLAKQLEYLGGAANAGIVVGARVPIVLTSRADSVAVRVASCALAVLLAQVRRASAPPACEGEAGTVGMRQL; the protein is encoded by the coding sequence ATGAACGGGAACATGCCTCCGGATACGTCCGACGGCGCGTGCCTGCCCGGACTGTCGCCGCGCGCGGACGGCGAGCTGCCGTCGCTGATCGCGCGTGCATGCAACGCGTCGCCGCTCGTGATCGCCGTCGTGCATCCGTGCGATGTAACCAGTCTCGGTGCGCTTGCCGCGTTAAGCGCTTCACCATTGGGTGGATTGATCGAGCCGCTGATCGTCGCGCCGCGCGAGAAGGTATTGCGCATGGCGGACGAGGCGGGCGTCGATCTTGCCCGATGGATGATCGAAGATGTGCCGCATAGCCATGCGGCAGCGGCCCGCGCGGTCGAACTCGCGGCAGCCGGCCACGCCGGCGCGCTGATGAAAGGCAGCCTGCATACGGACGAGCTGATGGGTGCGGTCGTCGCGGCGGAATCAGGTCTGCGCACGGACAAGCGCATGTCCCACTGTTTCCTGATCGAGACGCGGGCGTATCCGCGGCCGTTCATCCTGACCGACGCGGCGGTGAACATCGCGCCGGACCTCGCGCAGAAGGCGGCCATTACGCAGAACGCCGTCGACGTCGCGCATGCGCTGGGCGTTGCCTGCCCGCGGGTGGCCGTACTGTGCGCGGTCGAAACCGTCAATCCGGCGATGCGCTCGACGCTCGATGCCGCGGCACTGGCGAAGATGGCTGAACGCGGCCAGATCGCGGGGGCAATCGTCGACGGCCCGCTCGCATTCGACAACGCGATATCGCAGCGGGCGGCACTCGACAAGGGGATTGATTCGGCGGTTGCCGGCCGCGCCGACATCCTGGTCGTTCCCGATATCGAAGCGGGCAACATGCTCGCGAAGCAGCTCGAATACCTGGGTGGTGCCGCCAACGCGGGCATCGTCGTGGGCGCGCGCGTACCGATCGTGCTGACGAGCCGCGCCGACAGCGTCGCCGTCAGGGTCGCTTCCTGTGCGCTGGCGGTGCTGCTGGCGCAGGTTCGGCGCGCATCGGCCCCGCCTGCCTGCGAAGGCGAAGCAGGGACGGTCGGCATGCGCCAGTTGTGA